The following are encoded in a window of Kogia breviceps isolate mKogBre1 chromosome 12, mKogBre1 haplotype 1, whole genome shotgun sequence genomic DNA:
- the INHBE gene encoding inhibin beta E chain, with protein sequence MGLSDVQLQLVLLWALVWAQRAGSVCPSCGGPTLAPQAERALVLELAKQQILEGLHLTGRPIITHPPPQAALTRALRRLQRGSLVPANGEQVISFAAITDSTTSTCSSTLTFYLSAPRSHHLYHARLWLHVLPTLPSTLSLRIFPWGHRRRRRGSHVLLAEHQLTTPGWHALTLPSSGLRHEESGVLKLQLDCRPLEGNSTAAPQTQQLLDTAGEQRPFLELKTRPKEPGAGRARRRTPSCEPETPLCCRRDHYVDFQELGWQDWILQPEGYQLNYCSGQCPPHLAGSPGIAASFHSAVFSLLKANNPWPLGTSCCVPTARRPLSLLYLDRDGNVVKTDVPDMVVEACGCS encoded by the exons ATGGGGCTCTCTGATGTCCAGCTCCAGCTGGTGCTGCTGTGGGCACTGGTGTGGGCACAGAGGGCAGGGTCTGTGTGTCCCTCCTGTGGAGGCCCCACACTGGCACCCCAAGCAGAACGAGCTCTGGTCCTTGAGCTAGCCAAGCAGCAGATCCTCGAGGGGCTACACCTGACCGGTCGTCCCATAATAACTCATCCTCCACCCCAGGCAGCGCTGACCAGAGCCCTCCGGAGACTGCAGCGGGGCAGTTTGGTTCCAGCGAATGGGGAGCAGGTCATCAGCTTTGCTGCCATCACAG actccaccacctccacctgcAGCTCCACGCTCACCTTCTACCTGTCCGCTCCTCGGTCCCACCACCTGTACCACGCTCGCCTCTGGCTGCATGTGCTCCCCACCCTTCCTAGCACTCTTTCCTTGAGGATTTTCCCATGGGGCCATAGGAGGAGACGCCGGGGGTCCCACGTCCTCCTGGCTGAGCACCAACTGACAACCCCAGGCTGGCACGCCCTGACTCTGCCCTCTAGTGGCTTGAGGCATGAGGAGTCTGGTGTCTTGAAACTCCAACTGGACTGCAGACCGCTAGAAGGCAACAGCACAGCTGCCCCCCAAACTCAGCAGCTCCTGGACACAGCGGGAGAGCAGCGGCCCTTCCTGGAACTGAAGACCCGGCCCAAAGAGCCTGGAGCAGGCCGGGCCAGGAGGAGGACCCCCAGCTGTGAGCCTGAGACCCCCTTATGCTGTAGGCGAGACCATTATGTAGACTTCCAGGAACTGGGATGGCAGGACTGGATCCTGCAGCCTGAGGGGTACCAGCTGAATTACTGCAGTGGGCAGTGTCCCCCGCACCTGGCTGGCAGCCCAGGCATTGCTGCCTCCTTCCATTCTGCTGTCTTCAGCCTCCTCAAGGCCAACAACCCTTGGCCCTTGGGTACTTCCTGCTGTGTCCCTACTGCCCGaaggcctctctctctcctctacctTGACCGTGATGGCAACGTGGTCAAGACAGATGTGCCAGATATGGTGGTAGAGGCCTGTGGCTGCAGCTAG
- the INHBC gene encoding inhibin beta C chain, with protein MTSSLLLAFLFLAPDAVATPRADSQCLACGGPALDLESQRELLLNLAKRSILDKLHLSQRPTLSRPVSRAALRTALQHLHGSPQGALPGADRGQEYEIISFAETGLSNIDQTRLDFHFSSDRTVGGLEVQQASLIFFVQLPPNTTWTLKVSVLVLSPHATNLTLATQHLLEVDHSGWHQLLLGPEAQAACSQGHLILELVPEGQVAWSPVILGGAAHRPFVTARVRVGGKHHIRRRGIDCQGRSRMCCRQEFFVDFREIGWHDWIIQPEGYAMNFCTGQCPLHVAGMPGFAASFHTAVLNLLKANSAAGTAGGGSCCVPTARRPLSLLYYDRNSNIVKTDIPDMVVEACGCS; from the exons ATGACCTCCTCATTGCTCCTGGCCTTCCTGTTCCTAGCTCCAGACGCAGTGGCCACTCCCAGAGCTGACAGTCAGTGTCTGGCATGTGGGGGGCCTGCTTTGGACCTGGAGAGCCAGCGGGAGCTGCTGCTTAATCTGGCCAAGAGAAGCATCTTGGACAAGCTGCACCTCAGCCAGCGCCCAACACTGAGCCGGCCTGTGTCCCGAGCTGCTCTGAGGACTGCGCTGCAGCACCTCCATGGGTCCCCACAGGGGGCGCTTCCAGGAGCAGACAGGGGACAGGAGTATGAGATCATCAGCTTTGCTGAGACAG GCCTCTCCAACATCGACCAGACCCGTCTTGATTTCCACTTCTCCTCCGATAGAACTGTTGGCGGCCTGGAGGTCCAGCAGGCCAGCCTCATATTCTTTGTGCAGCTCCCTCCCAATACCACGTGGACTTTGAAGGTGAGCGTCCTCGTGCTCAGCCCACATGCCACCAACCTCACCTTGGCCACTCAGCACCTGCTGGAGGTGGATCACAGTGGTTGGCACCAGCTCCTCCTGGGGCCTGAAGCTCAGGCTGCCTGCAGCCAGGGGCACCTGATCCTGGAGCTGGTCCCCGAAGGCCAGGTAGCCTGGAGCCCAGTCATCCTGGGTGGGGCTGCCCATAGGCCTTTTGTGACAGCCCGTGTAAGAGTTGGGGGCAAGCACCACATTCGCCGGCGAGGCATCGACTGCCAGGGTAGGTCCAGGATGTGCTGTCGACAAGAGTTCTTTGTGGACTTCCGTGAGATTGGCTGGCACGACTGGATCATCCAGCCTGAGGGCTACGCAATGAACTTCTGCACAGGGCAGTGCCCCCTGCACGTGGCAGGCATGCCTGGCTTTGCCGCCTCCTTTCACACTGCGGTGCTTAATCTTCTCAAGGCCAACTCAGCTGCGGGCACTGCTGGAGGGGGGTCATGCTGTGTGCCCACTGCCCGGCGCCCCCTGTCTCTGCTCTACTATGACAGGAACAGCAACATTGTCAAGACTGACATACCTGACATGGTGGTAGAGGCGTGTGGGTGCAGTTAG